The DNA segment CCAGCGGAAGTCGTCCGGGCCGACAGACGGCTCCACGGCGATTTCCAGGTAGCAGTTCAGCGCCTTCAGGTAGAGGCCGCGGCCCTCATCCTCCTGTCCGTCCGCCACGGCCAGCGCACCGTCTTCCTTGAACAGGCGCGCGGCCATGAGGGCCGAGTCGACGACTCCTCCGCTTCGTTTCAGCAACATGGACAGCAGGGTGCGTTCCGACAGCGCCATGACGGACGCCGTGGAAAGGCCGAAAATATCCTCCCAGGTCTGGGCGACAATCGAGCGGGCGCGGGGATAGTCCTGATCGCGGCGCGACCGGATCAGCAGGATCAGCGCATCGATGAAAACGCGAATGGTTCTCATGATGTAGTCCTGGCGGAACATCGAACCAGCCCTCCACCCCTTGCGGATCGGGATTCCGCGGCGCGGTACAGAGCCGCGGCGGCGCGGTACAGAGCCGCAGCAAAAATAAGAAAAGGCAGGGAACAAACGGCGCCCCTGCCTCTAATCAACTAATCACACTTCGTGGTCGGTACGGATCAGCAGTCGTTTTCTGACCGGATGAACTTCATGGGATTGACCCGTCTCCGGTCCTTCTGAACTTCGTAATGCAGATGGTGTCCGGTGGTTCTCCCGGTCATGCCCACCTGGCCGATGATATCGCCGCGTTTCAGTTCCATGCCCTTCTTCACCAGGATGGCGGAGAGATGACCGAAGCGGGTCCTGAATCCGTTCTGGTGGTCCACGTCTATGAACAGGCCGTACCGGGGGTCCACGCCGGCCTTGACCACGACGCCGCTGGCGGGCGACTTGACCGGCGTACCGGGAGCGGCGGCAATATCGACCCCGTGGTGCATGGTTAAGAGACCGGTGAAAGGATCATTCCGCAGTCCGTAACGGCTGGTTACGACGCCGGTCACCGGCGTGATCGAAGGTACGAATTGCCAGCGGTCGTCGATCTCCCGGATCTGCCGCTCGATATCCTCCATACTCTTGAGGGAGAGGCTCGACTTGCGCTTGGAGGTTTCCATCTCGGAGTGCAGCCTGGAAGCCCGGTAAAAGGGAGAATCGAGGCTGAAACCCGGATCCGGCAATCCGGCTCGTCCACCCACACCCACCTGGCGGACATCCGGATGAATGCTTGGAAGCCCCGAAATGAGGCGCGCGGTCTCTTCCGACGCGATGAGCGATTCCAGCCTGGCCGAGTTCGACCGGCTGGACTGTTCCAGGCTTCTGATCTCTTCGTGAATACTGCTGTGCCTGTACTCTGCCAGCCATGACCTCGCACCGGCGTACACCACGCCGGTTACCAGGACCAGCACGCCAAGCATGGCGGCAATCAGCGATCCGGGAATACGAACCGTCCTACCCCCGAAATGCAAAACCATGAGCCTGGTCGGCATTCGGTATTTTATCAAAACTACGCTTCCTGATACAAATTGCCGAACGATCTTAGTCTTTGCGATTAAACCAGTTATCGCGACAATATGAGATAAAAATGGGGCGGACGGAGCCGCATGTCAAACTTTTTTTGCATTTTCCCCGGCGACCGGCCGGCGACTTAGAGGCCCCGATCCGGAAAAAACCACGTCGACGGATCGAGTACGCGGCCCTCATGGTGGATCTCGTAATGGATGTGATATCCACTGGTCGTGCCGGTCATGCCCAACAGCCCGAGGAGCACGCCGCGGTTNNNNNNNNNNNNNNNNNNNGACGGTCAAAGCCATTGAGCCCGGCGCCATAATCATTAGCGGCGCCCCCTCGCCCACATACCGGCCGAGGCTCGCGTTCACTCCGGTCCTCGAAACCACTCCGTAAGCCGTCGCCCGTACCGGCTCGTCCCGGTTCGCGGCGATGTCCAGGCCGCCGTGCACGCGCTGCTCGTCGCTCAACAGGTTGCGCGATGAGCCGAAGGATCTCGAAA comes from the Gemmatimonadota bacterium genome and includes:
- a CDS encoding DUF6483 family protein, which encodes MFRQDYIMRTIRVFIDALILLIRSRRDQDYPRARSIVAQTWEDIFGLSTASVMALSERTLLSMLLKRSGGVVDSALMAARLFKEDGALAVADGQEDEGRGLYLKALNCYLEIAVEPSVGPDDFRWISEEIDRSGLVTDPREAIGELLELLADTALPMPTTLLLFRYYERYGQYGKAEDVLFHLMDDHPAEPEIAELGLGFYERLESMADDRLERGGLPRDEVREGLEQLRCRIRRHGYVFD
- a CDS encoding M23 family metallopeptidase; its protein translation is MIKYRMPTRLMVLHFGGRTVRIPGSLIAAMLGVLVLVTGVVYAGARSWLAEYRHSSIHEEIRSLEQSSRSNSARLESLIASEETARLISGLPSIHPDVRQVGVGGRAGLPDPGFSLDSPFYRASRLHSEMETSKRKSSLSLKSMEDIERQIREIDDRWQFVPSITPVTGVVTSRYGLRNDPFTGLLTMHHGVDIAAAPGTPVKSPASGVVVKAGVDPRYGLFIDVDHQNGFRTRFGHLSAILVKKGMELKRGDIIGQVGMTGRTTGHHLHYEVQKDRRRVNPMKFIRSENDC